In Nitrospira sp., a single window of DNA contains:
- a CDS encoding polymer-forming cytoskeletal protein, with the protein MMKKSGFVENDNITLLAKGVLLRGEIRVEGTVRIDGRLEGDLHTTGTVVIGEDGIVQGTITAGIIISSGKIKATVRATERLQLLKTGLLVGEVHAPAFSMEDGAKFQGMSDMGVASWGDEAQKLPGNVRDIASQRPKAVAMLGENA; encoded by the coding sequence ATGATGAAGAAGTCCGGCTTTGTGGAAAACGACAATATCACCCTGTTGGCCAAAGGGGTCTTGCTCAGAGGCGAGATTCGCGTTGAAGGCACGGTCCGTATCGACGGGCGGTTGGAAGGCGATCTTCACACCACGGGGACCGTCGTGATCGGCGAAGACGGCATCGTGCAGGGAACCATCACAGCCGGGATCATCATCAGCAGCGGAAAAATCAAGGCGACGGTGCGGGCGACGGAACGGCTCCAATTGCTCAAGACCGGTCTGCTCGTCGGCGAAGTCCACGCGCCCGCCTTCTCCATGGAAGACGGGGCGAAGTTTCAAGGGATGTCGGATATGGGCGTTGCCTCCTGGGGCGACGAAGCCCAGAAACTTCCCGGCAATGTTCGGGATATTGCCTCGCAGCGTCCCAAGGCCGTCGCCATGCTCGGCGAAAACGCCTGA
- a CDS encoding AI-2E family transporter, which produces MNRQQIFALCFFGVLLALLYQMGLMFRPFVFPVLWAVILAHLCFPLHIRLTAWLGGRESHSAVLLTLAALALVVVPLVVLSVMLVKEAGSADRAVREWIASGGVQQLPDRLSGLPGGPVVREWLERFTGRESDLEQFVLSSAKTFSKFIVGELSDLVRDVFMLVADFLVMMFTLFFFFKDGRHWLASLYALIPLEASHKDKILARLDQTIRAVVKGIVLTAIAQGLLAGAAYAVLGVPFPMVLMALTILLAPLPFGGTALIWGPVALYLLWAGTVGKGLVMLAWGIGVVSTIDQILKPLFIGQGAEIPVLLLTFSVLGGLAVYGILGLFLGPILVGLFLTALQIYRDDYQQHLPAPPAAS; this is translated from the coding sequence ATGAATCGACAACAGATTTTTGCGCTCTGCTTTTTCGGCGTGCTGCTGGCGCTGCTGTATCAGATGGGGCTGATGTTTCGCCCTTTCGTGTTTCCGGTCCTCTGGGCGGTGATTCTTGCGCATCTGTGTTTCCCCCTGCACATCCGGCTCACCGCCTGGTTGGGAGGACGGGAGTCGCATTCGGCTGTGCTCCTGACATTGGCTGCGCTGGCCCTGGTCGTGGTGCCGCTGGTGGTGCTGAGTGTGATGCTGGTGAAGGAAGCCGGATCCGCTGACCGCGCGGTGCGGGAATGGATTGCCTCAGGAGGCGTTCAGCAGTTGCCCGATCGGTTGTCCGGACTACCGGGAGGCCCTGTGGTGAGGGAGTGGCTGGAGCGGTTCACCGGCAGGGAAAGTGATCTCGAACAATTCGTGCTCTCAAGCGCGAAGACCTTCAGTAAATTCATCGTGGGCGAGTTGAGCGATCTTGTGCGGGACGTCTTTATGTTGGTCGCCGACTTTCTCGTCATGATGTTTACCCTGTTTTTCTTCTTCAAAGATGGCCGCCACTGGCTGGCGTCGCTGTATGCGTTGATCCCCCTGGAAGCCTCGCACAAGGACAAGATCCTGGCTCGCCTGGATCAGACCATTCGCGCCGTGGTGAAAGGCATCGTGCTGACGGCGATTGCACAGGGGCTGCTCGCCGGAGCGGCCTATGCGGTGCTGGGTGTGCCGTTTCCCATGGTGTTGATGGCTTTGACGATTCTTCTGGCTCCGCTCCCGTTCGGCGGGACGGCGCTCATCTGGGGGCCTGTGGCCTTGTACCTCCTCTGGGCCGGTACGGTGGGCAAGGGGCTGGTCATGCTGGCCTGGGGGATCGGGGTCGTCTCCACAATCGATCAGATCCTCAAACCGCTGTTCATCGGGCAGGGCGCGGAGATTCCCGTGTTGCTCCTCACCTTCAGCGTGCTTGGGGGCTTGGCGGTCTACGGGATCCTCGGATTGTTTCTAGGGCCGATTCTTGTCGGACTGTTCCTGACCGCTCTGCAGATCTACCGGGACGACTACCAGCAACACCTTCCGGCCCCGCCGGCCGCATCGTAA
- a CDS encoding DUF3365 domain-containing protein, translated as MRLILTVIRARPLWLALALACASTYSLQAKDVAPPPGIPPEKVADFVHAVLDADRTIYTNQVVNRMQAKGIVSAAEHWEHENALPLPAQFLQHSGKLVAESGRGIRYRLISLWPIYQRNAPATDLERRALESFSQTPDRPFTGIVTSGRKQYFQAIYSDRAISAACVKCHNSHPLSPKRDFALNDVMGGMTITIPLD; from the coding sequence ATGCGTCTCATCCTGACGGTCATTCGGGCACGGCCGCTGTGGCTCGCACTGGCGCTGGCCTGCGCCTCGACCTACTCATTGCAGGCCAAGGATGTCGCGCCGCCTCCGGGCATTCCTCCGGAAAAAGTAGCGGACTTCGTGCACGCGGTTCTGGATGCCGATCGAACCATCTATACGAACCAGGTCGTCAACCGGATGCAGGCCAAAGGCATCGTCTCCGCCGCGGAACATTGGGAACACGAAAATGCCCTGCCCTTGCCCGCCCAGTTCCTTCAACATTCGGGCAAACTCGTGGCCGAGTCCGGGAGAGGCATTCGCTACCGCCTCATCAGCCTCTGGCCCATCTACCAGCGGAATGCCCCGGCCACCGACCTGGAACGCCGGGCGCTGGAGAGTTTTTCGCAGACCCCCGACCGCCCCTTTACAGGCATCGTGACCAGCGGCCGCAAACAATACTTTCAGGCCATCTATTCCGATCGGGCCATCTCAGCCGCCTGCGTGAAGTGTCACAACAGCCACCCGTTGAGCCCCAAACGTGACTTCGCGTTGAATGACGTGATGGGGGGCATGACGATTACCATTCCCCTCGACTGA
- a CDS encoding HAMP domain-containing protein: protein MRATMTNPSSSFSNALGWGLKRKLIVSMLMVGVVPLLLGLSLAFLQGSKEIQVVSGESFQALATEAARKLDLLVAEEVARTSRIAVHPDIVRALEQRRDALHASDPNATLPALVQQRARWAARDPASIKAITGNSTALLLQGFYAGSQSEPDQLLPQVVRAATKKLFITDVQGNLFAALTTKPGFSHADSPWWKGSFNRGVGQLYIEDLHFDEQANAYVFSISLPVMDSLRYEVVGVLHRVIDAKEFFSPSTHPIRFGKTGHVMLIDSRGMVLSCPILPTGVQLSGASLIPQVTVRQPGWVTADSDGHGGQGTAIIGFAPLPETSRATNGSLENGAWHTFVWQSSDELFAPIRHLMMWMMILAGIALGLLATLGYFAASRIVTPVRRLQEAARLIGRGELQEPIQIHTGDELEELAVEFNRMNTQLEAAFAGLSTQVEEKTQEVQYLQKSTDQVLDAVPTPIIMIDQQGLVQYMNRASRDAIQPQEQSWSGRLLFDLLPLDDDHRQALRRDLRLVEESKSTAPPSPNQEPALKEARDPLNQTLSQASPSARRELRIGSHLYHYEWFPLESRSGAGKRFGLVLRDTTDESRLQDQLIQAEKSGSLDVLTAGIGHELNNPLFGILGLGEAIQEEADLARAKGYAQDIVGHGRKMAAIIRDFTGVAARESKSQRVPVDVTAQLEQALAIVQTSHDCLGLNVQKHYVAVSPVTALPDQLRLAFINILTNAIQAMSGRGDLWLTTEEQDDLITITIRDNGPGIPKHHLGKVFDPFYTTKGQGEGSGLGLTVAQRLIKKFGGEIRLESPEGQGTTCVITLPADKAGVRKEQPCVSS, encoded by the coding sequence ATGCGCGCCACTATGACGAATCCTTCGAGCTCCTTCTCGAACGCCCTCGGATGGGGCCTGAAACGTAAGCTCATCGTGTCCATGCTGATGGTCGGCGTAGTTCCCCTCCTGCTCGGCCTCAGCCTGGCCTTCCTGCAAGGCTCGAAGGAAATCCAGGTCGTCAGCGGGGAAAGCTTCCAGGCGCTAGCCACGGAGGCAGCCCGCAAGTTGGACCTCCTCGTGGCGGAAGAGGTGGCCAGGACCTCCCGCATCGCGGTCCACCCGGATATCGTGCGCGCGCTGGAACAGCGTCGCGACGCGCTTCATGCCTCCGATCCGAACGCTACGTTGCCTGCTCTCGTGCAACAACGGGCCCGCTGGGCGGCAAGAGACCCGGCTTCGATCAAGGCGATCACGGGAAATTCCACCGCCCTTCTCTTGCAAGGTTTTTACGCCGGCTCACAGAGCGAACCGGACCAACTCCTGCCGCAGGTCGTGCGCGCCGCCACCAAGAAGCTGTTCATCACGGATGTGCAGGGAAACCTCTTTGCCGCCCTGACGACCAAACCCGGCTTCTCCCATGCCGACAGTCCCTGGTGGAAAGGCTCGTTCAACAGAGGAGTCGGCCAGCTCTACATCGAAGATCTTCACTTCGACGAACAGGCCAATGCCTATGTCTTCAGCATTTCCCTGCCGGTCATGGACAGCCTTCGGTATGAAGTGGTGGGCGTGCTCCACCGGGTCATCGATGCCAAGGAGTTCTTCTCTCCCTCGACCCACCCCATCCGGTTCGGCAAGACCGGCCATGTGATGCTCATCGATAGCCGAGGCATGGTCCTCAGCTGCCCGATCCTGCCGACCGGCGTTCAGCTCTCAGGCGCATCGCTGATTCCCCAGGTGACGGTGCGTCAACCGGGCTGGGTCACGGCCGACAGTGACGGGCACGGCGGCCAGGGCACCGCCATCATCGGATTCGCTCCCCTCCCCGAAACCAGTCGCGCCACGAACGGCTCCCTTGAAAATGGCGCCTGGCACACCTTTGTCTGGCAATCCTCCGACGAGCTGTTCGCCCCGATCCGGCATCTCATGATGTGGATGATGATCCTCGCCGGGATCGCGCTCGGCTTGCTCGCCACACTGGGGTATTTCGCCGCCAGCCGGATTGTGACGCCGGTCAGACGACTGCAGGAGGCCGCGCGCCTCATCGGGCGAGGAGAATTGCAGGAGCCAATCCAGATTCACACGGGAGATGAACTGGAAGAGCTGGCGGTCGAATTCAACCGCATGAATACACAACTCGAGGCCGCCTTTGCCGGATTGAGCACCCAGGTGGAAGAAAAAACCCAGGAGGTGCAGTACCTCCAAAAATCGACGGATCAGGTGCTCGACGCCGTCCCGACCCCGATCATCATGATCGACCAGCAAGGCCTGGTCCAGTATATGAACCGCGCGTCCCGGGATGCCATCCAGCCACAGGAGCAAAGCTGGTCGGGCCGTCTGCTCTTTGATCTTCTCCCTCTGGACGACGATCACCGTCAGGCTTTGCGGCGAGACCTACGACTCGTTGAAGAGAGCAAATCGACCGCGCCCCCCAGCCCGAACCAGGAACCCGCCCTGAAAGAGGCGCGCGACCCGCTCAATCAAACCCTCAGCCAGGCGTCCCCCTCGGCCCGGCGGGAATTACGGATCGGCTCGCACCTGTACCACTACGAATGGTTTCCGCTGGAAAGTCGTAGCGGGGCAGGCAAACGCTTCGGCCTCGTGCTGCGTGATACCACCGATGAAAGCCGATTGCAGGATCAGCTGATCCAAGCTGAAAAATCAGGCAGCCTCGATGTGCTGACCGCCGGCATCGGCCACGAACTCAACAACCCGCTGTTTGGCATTCTGGGTCTCGGGGAGGCGATCCAGGAGGAAGCGGACCTGGCTCGTGCCAAGGGTTACGCGCAAGACATCGTCGGACACGGCCGGAAGATGGCGGCCATCATCAGGGACTTCACCGGAGTAGCGGCTCGAGAATCGAAAAGCCAGCGTGTGCCGGTGGATGTGACCGCCCAACTGGAGCAGGCCCTGGCCATTGTGCAGACTTCGCACGACTGCCTCGGCCTGAATGTCCAGAAACACTATGTGGCGGTGTCGCCGGTGACGGCGTTGCCCGACCAGCTTCGCCTGGCGTTTATCAACATCCTCACCAATGCCATTCAGGCCATGAGCGGGCGAGGCGACCTCTGGCTGACGACAGAAGAACAGGACGATCTGATTACGATCACGATACGGGACAACGGCCCCGGCATTCCCAAACACCATCTCGGCAAAGTCTTCGATCCGTTCTACACCACGAAGGGACAAGGGGAAGGATCGGGACTCGGTCTCACCGTGGCCCAGCGATTGATCAAGAAATTCGGCGGCGAGATTCGCCTGGAGAGTCCGGAAGGCCAGGGCACGACCTGCGTCATCACCCTGCCGGCGGACAAGGCCGGGGTACGAAAGGAGCAGCCATGCGTCTCATCCTGA
- a CDS encoding response regulator gives MSESACNGRVLVVDDEPDIRKVVRMTLQKAGYEVIEAENGEKAIEAINTGENRLLLDVLICDIRMPKINGVEAIAYFQQEWPRVPIIVLTGFPDTDMATSFLRSGVVDYLVKPVEGEKLRTAVARAMEQRELAQL, from the coding sequence ATGAGTGAGTCCGCCTGCAACGGCCGGGTGCTTGTGGTCGACGATGAACCGGACATTCGCAAAGTCGTTCGCATGACACTGCAGAAGGCCGGGTACGAGGTCATCGAGGCAGAGAACGGCGAAAAAGCCATCGAAGCCATCAACACCGGAGAAAACCGGCTGCTACTGGACGTCCTCATCTGTGACATCCGCATGCCGAAGATCAACGGAGTTGAGGCCATTGCCTACTTCCAACAGGAGTGGCCGCGTGTCCCGATCATTGTGCTGACCGGCTTCCCCGACACCGACATGGCCACCTCCTTTTTGCGAAGCGGCGTGGTCGACTATCTGGTCAAACCGGTCGAAGGGGAAAAGCTCCGCACGGCCGTGGCCAGGGCGATGGAACAGCGGGAACTTGCCCAACTGTAA
- a CDS encoding BolA family transcriptional regulator, whose translation MITAEAVTAFIRQVFPDAAVTVIDKTGTQDHLIVRVTSGGFLGKNLLDRHRMVYQALAAPMKDGRIHALEITAKTPEEVNT comes from the coding sequence ATGATTACCGCAGAGGCTGTGACCGCATTCATTCGTCAGGTGTTTCCTGATGCTGCCGTGACCGTGATCGATAAGACCGGTACGCAGGACCATTTGATCGTGCGAGTGACCTCGGGCGGATTTCTCGGCAAGAATCTTCTGGACCGACATCGGATGGTCTACCAGGCCCTGGCCGCTCCGATGAAAGACGGACGTATCCATGCCCTGGAGATTACAGCCAAGACCCCGGAAGAAGTGAACACATAA
- a CDS encoding glutaredoxin, with protein MADPIEEEIQQEIKANKILIYGKGTKAMPMCGFTRETMHFFEKYGYPYELIDVLSQPAKREALTRLTNWPTLPKVFIDGQFYGDTDILDPMEAKGEVMPLLKKAFEAE; from the coding sequence ATGGCTGACCCGATCGAAGAAGAAATTCAACAAGAAATCAAAGCGAACAAGATTCTGATCTACGGCAAGGGCACGAAAGCCATGCCGATGTGCGGGTTTACGAGGGAAACCATGCACTTTTTCGAAAAATACGGCTATCCCTACGAACTGATCGACGTCTTGTCCCAGCCGGCCAAACGCGAAGCGTTGACCAGATTGACGAACTGGCCGACGCTGCCCAAGGTGTTCATCGACGGGCAGTTTTACGGCGACACGGATATTCTAGACCCCATGGAAGCCAAGGGTGAAGTGATGCCCTTGCTCAAGAAGGCGTTCGAAGCTGAATAA
- a CDS encoding UbiA family prenyltransferase, translating into MPIESLLRVMSEDFQPKSPLCVDLDGTLIKTDLLWESLLALLKQSPLSVFQLPFWLLKGKASFKHEIARRVTLDASTLPYDQALLEFLSNERRSGRELVLATASHVTFARAVEAHLGLFDERVFGSDASTNLKGARKVALLVERYGVRRFAYAGNSTADLPVWAEANEAIVVNASAGLVSRAQTLTPVSRVFSEPVTWLRQVAKALRVHQWAKNVLVFIPVVASHQITNRALMLQATLAFLSFSFSASAVYIVNDCLDLASDRRHPRKKYRPFASGTLSIPFGLLLAAGCLVGGLILAMALPSPFLPVLAGYLVLTTGYSFYLKQFVLLDVIVLAQLYTVRVYGGGAATGVAPSHWLLTFSLFLFLSLALVKRFTELRLTGEAEGKELHGRGYWVTDLEHISSIGTASGLLAVLVLALYISSKEVLLLYTHAEVLWLVCPVMLYWISRVWMLAYRNRMDDDPVVFAVKDSKSYLMAAIIGAILFLAT; encoded by the coding sequence GTGCCGATAGAATCCCTCCTGCGTGTCATGAGTGAGGATTTCCAACCCAAGAGTCCACTGTGTGTCGATCTTGATGGCACGCTCATCAAGACCGATCTGCTGTGGGAATCGCTGCTGGCGCTGCTGAAGCAGAGTCCGCTCTCGGTCTTTCAGCTTCCCTTCTGGTTGCTGAAGGGCAAAGCTTCTTTCAAGCATGAAATTGCCCGCCGGGTGACGCTCGATGCCAGCACGCTCCCGTATGACCAGGCTCTGCTCGAGTTTCTCTCCAACGAACGCCGGTCGGGCCGTGAGCTGGTGCTGGCCACAGCCAGTCACGTGACGTTTGCCCGCGCTGTGGAGGCTCATCTCGGGCTGTTCGATGAGCGGGTGTTCGGGAGCGATGCCTCGACCAACCTCAAAGGTGCACGCAAGGTTGCCCTCCTGGTAGAGCGATACGGGGTTCGCCGCTTTGCCTATGCGGGAAATTCGACCGCCGATTTGCCGGTGTGGGCCGAGGCTAACGAAGCGATCGTCGTGAATGCCTCTGCCGGATTGGTGAGTCGCGCGCAAACGCTGACCCCGGTGAGTCGTGTGTTCAGCGAGCCGGTGACCTGGTTGAGGCAGGTGGCCAAGGCCTTGCGCGTGCATCAGTGGGCGAAGAATGTGCTGGTGTTTATCCCGGTGGTCGCCTCGCATCAAATCACCAACCGAGCCCTGATGCTGCAGGCCACCCTGGCATTCCTGTCATTCAGTTTCTCCGCCTCTGCCGTCTATATCGTCAATGACTGCCTCGACCTCGCGTCCGACCGCCGGCACCCCCGGAAAAAATACCGTCCCTTTGCGTCCGGTACCCTCTCGATTCCGTTCGGGCTCCTCTTGGCTGCAGGGTGTCTGGTGGGAGGGCTTATACTGGCGATGGCGCTGCCCTCGCCATTTCTACCGGTGCTGGCCGGCTACCTGGTTCTGACGACGGGGTATTCGTTCTATTTGAAACAGTTCGTGCTGCTGGATGTGATTGTATTGGCTCAACTCTACACCGTGCGGGTATACGGAGGCGGGGCTGCGACGGGGGTGGCTCCCTCCCATTGGCTGCTGACGTTCTCGTTGTTTCTCTTCCTGAGTCTGGCTTTGGTGAAGCGGTTTACCGAATTGCGGCTCACCGGTGAGGCCGAAGGGAAGGAACTACACGGGCGAGGGTACTGGGTGACGGATCTCGAACATATCTCGAGTATCGGCACGGCGAGTGGGTTGCTGGCGGTGCTGGTTCTGGCGCTCTACATCAGCAGTAAAGAAGTGCTGCTGCTGTACACCCATGCGGAGGTTTTGTGGCTGGTCTGTCCGGTAATGCTGTATTGGATCAGTCGAGTCTGGATGCTGGCCTACCGGAATCGAATGGATGATGATCCGGTAGTATTCGCGGTCAAGGATTCAAAAAGTTATCTCATGGCGGCGATCATCGGAGCCATTCTCTTCTTGGCCACGTGA
- a CDS encoding SDR family oxidoreductase has translation MTNKVALITGGAKGIGRAIALDLAAQQWSVAICYRTSNAAADETSAAIKARGGQALAVQCDVSDPQAAGDLVSQVESRWGRIDALINGAGPYHRVNLFDETPAGWREMFEGNLHPIFYLGQAVAPGMKARKQGRIINFSMANADQMVAQPEVTGHYIAKAGVLILTRTLAKLLAPYGITVNAISPGFIDSGSAPPEELAGVVKRIPAGYIGSVGDTVAAVRYLLSEEARYVNGANLHLSGGWGI, from the coding sequence ATGACGAATAAAGTTGCCCTCATCACCGGCGGCGCAAAAGGAATCGGCCGCGCCATCGCGTTGGATCTCGCCGCCCAACAGTGGTCCGTGGCGATCTGCTACCGCACCAGCAACGCGGCCGCAGATGAAACCAGCGCGGCCATCAAGGCACGCGGGGGGCAAGCCTTGGCGGTGCAATGCGACGTGTCCGACCCGCAGGCCGCCGGCGACTTGGTCTCCCAGGTCGAAAGCCGGTGGGGAAGAATCGACGCCCTGATCAACGGCGCCGGCCCCTATCACCGCGTCAATCTCTTCGACGAGACGCCGGCGGGCTGGCGTGAAATGTTCGAGGGCAACTTGCACCCGATTTTCTATCTTGGGCAGGCAGTCGCACCCGGGATGAAGGCACGGAAGCAGGGACGCATCATCAACTTCAGCATGGCCAATGCGGACCAAATGGTGGCCCAGCCGGAGGTGACGGGGCACTATATCGCCAAAGCCGGCGTGTTGATTCTCACCAGGACGTTGGCAAAACTGCTCGCCCCCTACGGCATTACCGTCAACGCCATCTCTCCGGGTTTCATCGATTCAGGCAGCGCGCCTCCTGAGGAATTGGCCGGTGTGGTCAAACGAATTCCAGCCGGATACATCGGGAGCGTGGGAGATACGGTCGCAGCCGTGCGATACTTGCTCAGCGAGGAGGCGCGCTACGTCAACGGCGCCAATCTGCACCTCAGCGGCGGATGGGGCATTTAA
- a CDS encoding TIGR04282 family arsenosugar biosynthesis glycosyltransferase, whose translation MSAPPSDRKQPASAALVIFAKAPIPGQVKTRLCPGLTEDEAATLHGSFVLDTLERTKAAAHKFKLPVDRFLACAPSSTHVFFRIMEARHGVTLLDQQGDHLGDRMAQAFRTLFARGYRHVFLVGTDVPSLPLTHYRDAVQSLTRHDLVLGPAKDGGYYLIGMTAPHPELFADIPWSTDQVMGLTQQKAAAAGLKTALLPAWSDVDTLDDLHALIDDCAADKKRPKQERVYSQRTAGTLELLAKRLRTRHT comes from the coding sequence ATGAGTGCTCCCCCCTCGGACCGCAAACAGCCCGCTTCGGCAGCCCTGGTGATCTTCGCCAAGGCTCCGATCCCTGGACAGGTCAAAACACGCCTCTGCCCGGGTCTGACCGAAGACGAGGCCGCCACCCTTCACGGCAGCTTCGTCCTCGACACCCTCGAGCGCACCAAAGCGGCGGCGCATAAGTTCAAACTTCCCGTCGATCGCTTTCTGGCCTGTGCACCCTCGAGCACCCATGTCTTTTTCAGAATCATGGAAGCGCGCCATGGAGTCACGCTCCTCGATCAACAAGGCGACCACCTGGGGGACAGGATGGCGCAGGCGTTCAGGACGCTCTTCGCCCGAGGGTACCGGCACGTTTTCCTCGTGGGAACCGACGTCCCCTCTCTCCCCCTGACCCATTACCGCGATGCGGTGCAGTCGCTCACCCGGCACGACCTGGTCCTCGGTCCGGCGAAAGACGGCGGCTACTATCTGATCGGCATGACGGCCCCTCACCCCGAGCTATTCGCGGATATTCCGTGGTCGACGGACCAGGTCATGGGACTCACGCAGCAGAAAGCTGCGGCCGCAGGATTGAAGACCGCCCTCCTGCCGGCCTGGAGCGACGTGGACACCCTCGACGATCTTCACGCCTTGATCGACGACTGCGCAGCGGATAAAAAGCGCCCCAAGCAGGAACGAGTGTATTCGCAACGAACGGCCGGTACACTGGAGTTGCTCGCGAAACGCCTGCGCACGCGCCATACTTAA